The proteins below come from a single Vicinamibacterales bacterium genomic window:
- a CDS encoding ABC transporter substrate-binding protein — protein sequence MKHPFVLVLCLIAATSSVSFAQIYDLGGMYTYHYRDGRYSDWGDFSLHGSRIAIAEINESGMLGDALIRMTDENTIDYHCWPENAALMAETLMKKGILVLTGADCSGPAVDIARVAEKYKIPVVSNGSNASMLSSVEEFPYFVRVVSPSEQYEGYLINVAEHFGVEEIAYFYTTDAWGLGARDVIHESTLQRNINIVQEYSYPRDTSYDEIRLYMTKVKQAGIRHIVNTSPTPDTVRIFRALHELEMNEPGYSFYAAEMVSADEAPEAVAGSLGYFAPMVELMPSPKLSQFRDALEKRLGRPVDPSSKAFFYGALSYDHMLAVGYAIRDIQEAGERVTSQNMLAYLRRMDFDGATGHVALVPGTNDRANMPIQIVNSHGYKDDGNTVDFVSVGTVDPVSGRLVLNEDAILWPGSVTSPPNQ from the coding sequence TTGAAACATCCATTCGTGCTGGTGCTGTGTCTGATAGCAGCCACCTCCTCCGTAAGCTTCGCCCAAATCTACGATCTCGGCGGTATGTATACCTACCACTACAGAGATGGTCGGTACTCCGACTGGGGTGATTTCAGCCTGCACGGTTCTCGGATTGCTATTGCGGAAATTAACGAATCCGGCATGTTGGGGGACGCACTCATTCGCATGACGGACGAGAACACGATCGACTACCACTGCTGGCCAGAGAACGCGGCGCTTATGGCGGAGACACTCATGAAGAAGGGCATTCTTGTGCTCACCGGAGCGGATTGCAGTGGGCCTGCCGTCGACATTGCCCGCGTCGCTGAGAAGTACAAAATCCCAGTTGTCTCGAATGGCTCCAACGCGTCCATGCTGTCGTCAGTCGAGGAGTTTCCTTATTTCGTACGCGTGGTCAGTCCGAGTGAACAGTATGAAGGTTATTTGATTAATGTTGCTGAGCACTTTGGTGTCGAAGAGATTGCGTATTTTTATACGACGGATGCATGGGGTCTCGGAGCCAGAGACGTCATTCACGAATCTACACTGCAACGGAATATCAATATCGTGCAGGAATACAGTTATCCGCGAGACACGTCCTACGACGAGATCAGGTTGTATATGACCAAGGTTAAACAGGCCGGCATTAGGCATATTGTGAATACGAGTCCAACGCCGGACACAGTGAGGATATTTCGTGCGCTCCATGAGCTTGAGATGAATGAGCCGGGCTATTCGTTCTATGCCGCCGAGATGGTTTCGGCGGATGAGGCTCCCGAGGCGGTTGCGGGCAGCCTCGGCTATTTCGCGCCCATGGTCGAGCTCATGCCATCACCGAAGTTGTCACAATTCCGGGACGCGCTTGAAAAACGATTAGGCAGGCCTGTCGACCCGAGTTCAAAAGCCTTTTTCTATGGAGCCTTAAGCTACGACCACATGTTGGCGGTGGGCTACGCCATTCGTGATATTCAAGAGGCGGGTGAGCGTGTGACCAGCCAGAACATGTTGGCATATCTCAGAAGAATGGATTTTGATGGAGCGACGGGTCATGTCGCGCTAGTGCCGGGCACCAACGATCGGGCGAACATGCCGATTCAGATCGTCAACAGTCATGGTTACAAAGATGATGGCAACACCGTGGACTTCGTGTCTGTTGGCACCGTGGATCCCGTAAGCGGTCGACTGGTATTGAACGAAGACGCTATACTGTGGCCTGGCAGTGTTACGAGCCCACCTAACCAATAA
- a CDS encoding ATP-binding cassette domain-containing protein: MAEPISPTPASRPGLQSALNVIGLNHRYGDRQVLQSVSFDVAPGESFGLLGPNGGGKTTFFRIAATLLTPINGTVRVFGHDVATNPDAVRRCIGMTFQSPALDDRLRVVENLYYHGHLYGLYGKSLNQRIDEVLSLVNLTDRASDLVSTLSGGLQRRVELAKTLLTKPLLLLLDEPSNGLDPGARHEVWEHLRHLRQTESTTIIVATHLMDEAAQCDRVGIFHKGRLVASGTPEALVSEIGGDMILVTGKDLSSLAQKVTQRFDQHVEIIDEALRLERAQAHEFVPELVEAFPGEIDTITFGKPTLEDVFIHYTGEQLH, from the coding sequence GTGGCTGAACCGATTTCGCCTACCCCGGCGTCCCGTCCAGGCCTTCAATCGGCATTAAACGTCATCGGCCTGAATCACCGCTACGGTGACCGTCAAGTGCTCCAATCGGTCAGCTTCGATGTAGCGCCTGGCGAAAGTTTTGGACTTCTGGGTCCGAACGGGGGTGGCAAGACGACTTTCTTTCGGATTGCTGCCACACTGCTGACCCCTATCAACGGAACGGTCCGCGTATTCGGACACGACGTAGCTACCAACCCCGACGCTGTGCGTCGTTGCATCGGTATGACCTTCCAGTCACCGGCGCTCGACGATCGCCTCCGTGTTGTTGAAAATCTCTATTACCACGGCCATTTATATGGCCTGTACGGTAAATCACTCAACCAAAGAATTGACGAGGTGCTCTCGCTCGTCAACCTAACCGACCGCGCGAGCGACCTGGTGAGCACCTTGTCCGGCGGACTGCAACGGCGTGTGGAATTGGCTAAGACGCTACTCACCAAACCACTACTTCTTCTCCTTGATGAGCCGAGTAATGGTCTCGACCCTGGTGCACGGCACGAGGTCTGGGAGCATCTACGACATCTGCGCCAGACTGAGTCGACGACTATTATCGTGGCCACGCACTTGATGGACGAAGCCGCGCAGTGCGACCGTGTAGGAATTTTTCATAAAGGTCGATTAGTCGCATCAGGTACTCCGGAAGCGCTGGTATCAGAGATCGGGGGCGATATGATTCTCGTCACCGGTAAGGACCTCTCGTCACTAGCGCAGAAAGTTACCCAACGCTTTGACCAGCACGTAGAGATCATCGATGAAGCTCTCCGGTTGGAACGCGCGCAAGCGCATGAATTTGTCCCGGAGCTCGTCGAAGCATTTCCCGGTGAGATTGATACGATCACCTTCGGCAAACCAACGCTTGAAGACGTGTTCATTCACTACACCGGCGAGCAATTGCATTAA
- a CDS encoding carboxypeptidase regulatory-like domain-containing protein — protein sequence MDVRKSWLLVSIMALVLTVACGGGSEAPAESEPEAPVASAVDSAAEGNITGTVMLEGTPPEAETIRMNSDPVCAQESGNNTSTEYYVVGEDGSLNNVFVYVKEGLGSRSFPTPSEPVMLDQNGCRYTPHVFGIQAGQTLTVSNGDPTLHNIHAMPANNREFNTGQPIEGMTYDTAFETVEVMVPFKCDVHGWMNAYVGVLDHPYFGVSGNGGAFALNTLPPGDYTIEAWHEMLGTQTQNVTVVENETVEVSFTFTVS from the coding sequence ATGGATGTACGAAAGTCGTGGCTGCTGGTTTCGATAATGGCGTTGGTCCTAACAGTGGCGTGTGGTGGTGGCTCGGAAGCCCCGGCCGAATCTGAACCTGAAGCGCCGGTTGCGTCTGCGGTCGACAGCGCTGCTGAAGGCAACATAACCGGCACGGTCATGCTTGAAGGCACACCCCCTGAGGCCGAAACTATTCGGATGAATTCTGATCCTGTTTGCGCACAGGAGTCTGGCAACAACACCAGTACGGAATACTACGTCGTCGGGGAGGACGGTTCACTCAATAACGTGTTTGTCTACGTTAAGGAAGGTCTTGGTAGCCGGTCGTTTCCTACTCCCTCTGAACCCGTTATGCTTGACCAAAATGGTTGCCGCTATACGCCGCATGTCTTCGGGATCCAGGCGGGCCAGACCCTGACAGTGAGCAACGGTGACCCAACGCTGCACAACATTCACGCAATGCCAGCAAATAACCGTGAATTCAACACCGGCCAACCGATCGAAGGCATGACCTACGACACCGCATTCGAAACAGTTGAGGTTATGGTGCCGTTTAAGTGCGACGTGCACGGTTGGATGAACGCCTATGTGGGCGTGTTGGATCACCCGTACTTCGGCGTGAGCGGTAACGGTGGTGCGTTTGCATTGAACACACTACCCCCGGGCGACTACACGATCGAGGCTTGGCATGAAATGTTAGGTACTCAGACTCAGAACGTCACCGTGGTTGAGAACGAAACCGTTGAGGTCTCGTTTACCTTTACGGTTAGCTAG
- a CDS encoding transporter substrate-binding domain-containing protein, which translates to MRALVLTALIVGLPISHLDTVLERGEILIGTTGDYRPFTYQRPDGTFEGFDIDAARRLGADLGVKVRFVSTSWPQLVEGLRAGRYDIAMSGITRNLERQKIVSLSDPYLSIGKCLLIRRADRARFTDLRAIDRLGVRIGVNPGGTNESFVRERINTADVVVIEDNLSIPDAVAEGRVDVMLTDNVEAVLVANEDPRLFAVQPSSPLSRDELSYMLPRDAPAFLNWVNLWVHRMALNGEFERLREKWIDGVSASPGKRSENSSEGAGLRLLEPLGNISRPAVGRLFARDESWSVIESWFQGWDSLFVKRTRSLGVSSAESF; encoded by the coding sequence ATGCGAGCGCTCGTCCTAACCGCGCTTATCGTCGGTCTTCCCATTTCTCACCTTGACACCGTTTTGGAGCGGGGCGAGATTCTCATTGGCACGACCGGCGATTATCGCCCTTTTACTTATCAGCGCCCTGATGGGACATTTGAGGGTTTTGATATCGACGCTGCGCGCCGACTTGGTGCGGATCTGGGAGTCAAGGTGCGTTTCGTTTCCACGAGTTGGCCCCAACTCGTGGAGGGGCTTCGCGCAGGACGCTACGACATCGCAATGTCTGGGATTACACGTAATCTCGAGCGCCAGAAAATCGTCTCGCTGTCGGACCCCTATCTCTCGATCGGAAAGTGTCTTCTTATTCGAAGAGCAGACCGTGCGCGTTTCACGGACCTTAGGGCCATCGATCGCCTCGGTGTTCGTATCGGTGTTAATCCTGGTGGAACAAACGAGAGTTTCGTGAGAGAACGTATCAACACGGCTGACGTTGTCGTTATTGAGGACAATCTCTCCATCCCCGATGCCGTTGCTGAAGGACGAGTCGACGTGATGCTGACTGACAACGTCGAAGCCGTGCTAGTCGCGAACGAGGACCCGCGTCTCTTCGCCGTCCAGCCAAGCTCTCCGTTGAGTCGTGACGAACTCAGTTACATGCTCCCGCGAGATGCCCCCGCTTTCTTGAACTGGGTAAACCTGTGGGTTCACCGTATGGCGCTCAACGGCGAGTTCGAACGCCTCCGAGAGAAGTGGATCGACGGTGTTTCTGCTTCTCCGGGAAAGCGTAGCGAGAACTCTTCAGAGGGTGCGGGCCTACGCCTTCTGGAACCTTTGGGCAACATCAGCCGTCCCGCGGTGGGTCGTCTCTTCGCCCGAGATGAATCGTGGAGCGTAATTGAAAGCTGGTTTCAAGGATGGGATTCGTTGTTTGTTAAACGAACTCGGTCCTTGGGCGTGAGTTCAGCTGAATCGTTTTAA
- a CDS encoding ornithine cyclodeaminase family protein has product MTLLAPMPLILNSSDVRALVTIPDLVPLMERTLAQFSQGKVEQPLRNVFSIGPDKAYCGVMPAALSNPAAVGTKLVTIFEHNHLHGLPSHLATVVLLNPETGALLAVLDGTYITEARTAAASAMAAQHLEVPTDGHKLAIVGSGVQARSHLDAFVHALSVRDVRVWSPTESHRRRFVNTMSTSTDVPLAATSSAEEAIRGATLIVLATSSTESVVENDWVADGAHVTSIGAPIPHQREMDPRLVARARVIVDSRIGALAESGDIVQGIADGFFSENHLVAEIGEVVSGQNQGRTHPGEVTIFKSLGMAVEDVATAHLAYTRAVEQGRGTVIKL; this is encoded by the coding sequence ATGACACTACTCGCACCGATGCCACTAATTCTCAATAGTTCTGACGTCCGCGCCCTTGTCACAATCCCCGACCTGGTGCCACTAATGGAGCGGACCTTGGCCCAATTCTCGCAGGGCAAGGTTGAACAACCGCTCCGCAACGTATTTAGCATCGGTCCTGACAAGGCCTATTGCGGCGTGATGCCAGCGGCCCTCTCGAACCCAGCTGCGGTGGGCACCAAACTGGTCACGATCTTCGAGCACAATCACCTGCACGGCCTTCCCTCACACCTCGCCACCGTCGTGCTGCTCAACCCTGAGACCGGTGCACTTCTGGCCGTGCTAGACGGAACCTACATCACTGAGGCGCGGACTGCGGCTGCCTCGGCAATGGCCGCGCAGCATCTCGAAGTTCCAACCGACGGACACAAGCTGGCAATCGTCGGATCCGGGGTGCAGGCACGGAGTCATCTCGACGCGTTCGTCCACGCGCTCTCCGTTAGAGACGTACGGGTTTGGAGTCCGACCGAAAGCCACCGCCGGCGATTCGTGAACACGATGTCTACATCCACGGACGTCCCGCTTGCGGCAACATCCTCCGCTGAAGAAGCGATTCGTGGCGCAACCTTAATCGTTCTTGCCACGTCGTCTACCGAGTCTGTCGTCGAAAACGACTGGGTGGCGGACGGTGCCCACGTAACCTCCATTGGCGCTCCAATCCCTCATCAGCGGGAGATGGACCCACGACTGGTCGCGCGTGCACGGGTTATCGTTGATTCCAGAATCGGAGCTCTCGCTGAGTCCGGCGATATCGTTCAAGGAATTGCAGACGGATTCTTTAGTGAGAACCACCTTGTGGCCGAGATTGGCGAGGTCGTAAGCGGACAGAATCAGGGTCGGACCCACCCCGGAGAAGTGACCATTTTCAAGTCACTAGGCATGGCCGTCGAGGACGTCGCCACAGCCCACCTCGCCTACACCCGTGCCGTCGAACAAGGACGGGGAACGGTCATAAAGTTGTAG
- a CDS encoding TlpA disulfide reductase family protein has protein sequence MVLKRIAKLTFLATVVLSLACGSPAPKSSPMEISELVNQMRDMAWAEEVDAAQTLLQQQRGHHDQTSPEWLVAASWLGRGASFAQRWDVAEQYAREAYDGSSALLNDREVDLERQLPTALGAGIEVLGRVQDARGDRSGAVEFLRAQHETYMGTSIETRLQKNILLLSLEGLPFPVIDVEHYLGERVLSPDSLKGKVVVAYFWAHWCPDCKQQLPILDQLYEQYGERDLAIIGPTQLYGYIARGQNATPAEELEYLRGAYQEQFPVPEWMSVPVSQQSFLDFGVSTTPTLVIIDREGVVELYNPGTLSYEELSAQVERLLAT, from the coding sequence ATGGTGTTAAAGAGAATCGCGAAGCTTACGTTCTTGGCAACGGTAGTTTTGAGCTTGGCTTGTGGGTCCCCAGCGCCGAAAAGTTCGCCGATGGAGATCTCGGAGTTGGTAAACCAGATGCGTGACATGGCTTGGGCCGAAGAGGTTGATGCGGCGCAGACGCTTCTACAGCAGCAACGTGGGCACCATGACCAGACATCACCTGAGTGGCTGGTCGCGGCATCCTGGCTCGGTCGCGGCGCGAGTTTTGCCCAGCGCTGGGATGTAGCCGAGCAATATGCGCGTGAGGCGTACGATGGTAGCTCTGCACTTCTCAACGATCGAGAAGTGGACTTGGAACGGCAACTTCCAACTGCACTGGGTGCTGGAATTGAAGTGCTCGGACGCGTTCAAGATGCGCGTGGTGACCGAAGCGGAGCGGTGGAGTTCTTACGTGCGCAACATGAGACTTATATGGGAACCTCAATTGAGACCCGTCTTCAGAAGAACATCTTGCTTCTTAGTCTGGAAGGACTGCCTTTCCCGGTGATTGATGTCGAGCATTACCTCGGTGAACGAGTGTTGTCGCCTGATAGCTTGAAGGGAAAGGTTGTTGTGGCATATTTCTGGGCCCACTGGTGTCCGGACTGCAAACAGCAATTGCCGATCTTGGATCAGTTGTACGAGCAATACGGTGAGCGCGATCTCGCTATCATCGGCCCGACGCAACTGTATGGCTATATAGCCCGTGGACAAAACGCTACGCCGGCGGAAGAACTCGAGTATTTGCGAGGCGCCTATCAGGAGCAATTTCCGGTCCCGGAATGGATGAGTGTGCCCGTGAGTCAGCAGAGCTTTCTCGACTTTGGCGTCAGCACAACGCCGACACTAGTCATCATCGACCGTGAAGGGGTCGTTGAGCTATACAACCCGGGGACACTTTCGTACGAGGAGCTATCGGCACAGGTAGAGCGCCTGCTAGCCACGTAG
- a CDS encoding M23 family metallopeptidase — protein sequence MSLFSKVLLVIVLAAFSVVGAYRWAGRALGPTVEVNNPERYVGRTSVLDFSVETPGGTIAGVDAVLEQGDTRISLFSLAAPREARVEQETHERIRIVRTFDLNDLPGATEGPAHLIVTAVRPVLYGLRQASTSRTHSLELRFEPPRLTVLSTQHYVNHGGTEMIVYRVTPNDVESGVIVDNQIYPGFPAAGAGITGANEAMRVAFFALLHDQELNAPMQLFARDPAGNEVRADFNRRTFPKVFRRRQITVGNNFIQRVVPAIAEQSDAARVLLEGIPKDDLVAQYSRINADLRQENATYLLALAKQTQPRLLWQGSFRQLGNSQVESSFADHRTYLYNGQAIDQQVHLGFDLAATANVAILASNHGIVVHADFLGIYGNCVVIDHGMGLQSLYAHLSSIGVQVGDAVQQGQEIGRSGRTGLAGGDHLHFTTLLHGHPVTPIEWWDPHWIGDRITRKIARASAR from the coding sequence ATGTCACTATTCTCAAAAGTGCTGCTAGTGATCGTACTCGCGGCTTTCTCCGTGGTTGGAGCGTATCGTTGGGCCGGACGGGCTCTCGGTCCCACGGTCGAGGTCAATAATCCGGAGCGCTATGTCGGGCGGACCAGCGTGCTCGACTTTTCGGTTGAGACTCCCGGAGGGACAATTGCCGGAGTTGATGCTGTTCTCGAGCAAGGTGACACGCGGATCTCACTCTTCTCACTCGCGGCTCCACGCGAAGCCAGGGTCGAGCAAGAAACTCACGAGCGAATTCGCATCGTGCGAACCTTCGACCTGAACGACCTTCCAGGGGCAACTGAAGGACCGGCACACCTCATAGTGACCGCAGTCCGTCCGGTGCTCTACGGTCTTCGCCAAGCCTCGACCTCGAGAACCCATTCACTTGAACTACGATTCGAACCCCCACGGCTGACCGTGCTATCAACTCAGCATTATGTAAACCACGGTGGCACTGAGATGATCGTGTACCGGGTGACTCCAAACGACGTCGAGTCTGGCGTTATTGTGGACAATCAAATTTATCCGGGGTTCCCCGCTGCCGGAGCAGGTATTACAGGGGCGAACGAGGCGATGCGTGTCGCGTTCTTTGCCCTTTTACACGACCAAGAGTTGAATGCACCGATGCAGCTCTTCGCTCGTGACCCAGCGGGTAACGAAGTGCGGGCCGACTTCAATCGCCGGACGTTCCCGAAGGTCTTCCGCCGGCGTCAAATCACGGTGGGAAACAATTTCATACAGCGTGTCGTTCCAGCAATTGCTGAGCAATCGGATGCTGCGCGGGTGTTACTCGAAGGTATACCGAAGGATGACCTAGTTGCCCAGTACAGCCGCATTAACGCCGACCTCCGGCAAGAAAATGCAACCTACCTACTGGCGCTCGCAAAACAAACTCAGCCGCGCTTATTGTGGCAGGGTTCGTTTCGCCAACTCGGTAACTCTCAGGTTGAATCAAGCTTTGCCGATCACCGGACCTACCTGTACAACGGTCAGGCGATCGATCAACAAGTGCACCTTGGATTTGACCTTGCTGCCACCGCCAATGTAGCAATTCTGGCGTCAAACCACGGTATCGTTGTCCATGCTGACTTCCTAGGTATCTATGGCAATTGCGTGGTGATCGACCATGGCATGGGACTCCAGTCCCTCTACGCCCATCTCTCATCCATCGGTGTCCAGGTCGGAGATGCTGTTCAACAGGGGCAGGAAATTGGCCGTAGCGGGAGAACCGGCCTAGCCGGCGGCGACCATTTGCACTTCACGACGCTGCTGCACGGCCACCCGGTCACACCGATCGAATGGTGGGACCCGCACTGGATAGGGGACCGAATTACTCGAAAAATTGCTCGTGCCAGCGCGCGGTAA
- a CDS encoding DUF420 domain-containing protein, with amino-acid sequence MLEISDLPLLNATLNALAGILLVSAYVMIRKGNVVRHRALMLAAFSMSVLFLVSYVIYHVNIGSRAFTGTGIIRVVYFVILATHVVLAIAVVPMAVVTLRRGLRRDDIGHKAIARWTFPIWLYVSVTGVVVYGMLYMLPT; translated from the coding sequence ATGTTAGAGATTTCAGATCTCCCGTTGCTCAACGCCACGTTGAACGCCCTCGCGGGGATACTGCTGGTCTCTGCTTATGTCATGATCCGTAAGGGTAATGTCGTCAGGCATCGCGCCCTAATGTTAGCCGCCTTCTCAATGTCAGTGCTGTTCTTGGTCTCATACGTCATCTACCACGTGAACATAGGATCTCGGGCATTCACGGGTACCGGGATAATTCGTGTCGTGTATTTTGTTATTCTGGCAACCCACGTTGTCCTAGCCATCGCCGTCGTGCCGATGGCGGTCGTGACTCTACGCCGCGGCCTCCGGCGCGATGATATAGGTCACAAAGCGATCGCGCGCTGGACGTTTCCGATCTGGCTTTACGTTTCGGTTACCGGGGTCGTCGTTTATGGAATGCTATACATGCTACCGACCTAA
- a CDS encoding ABC transporter permease — translation MLLATYSLWARDIIRFYRQRSRVIGALGTPVVFWLLLGSGLGSSFRVNADAPVNYLQYFFPGTLALIVLFTAIFSTISVIEDRREGFLQGVLVAPVPRTTIVVGKILSGTTLAVIQAMLFLLLAPATGIDLRADLILPLVVALLTLAFALTGLGFLVAWQLDSTQGFHAVMNLVLVPMWLLSGAVFPAEGASWWIRAIMWANPMTYGVTALRVVLTGGTSVTGGGLPSFAMSLIVVFVFGCATAAIGILFVRSKRGR, via the coding sequence ATGCTACTTGCCACCTATAGCTTGTGGGCCCGCGACATTATCCGATTCTACCGGCAGCGCAGTCGAGTTATCGGCGCACTCGGTACCCCGGTCGTCTTCTGGCTGCTGCTGGGTTCCGGACTAGGGTCGTCATTTCGCGTCAACGCCGACGCACCAGTGAACTATCTGCAATACTTCTTTCCAGGCACGCTTGCGCTCATTGTGCTCTTCACCGCCATTTTCTCAACGATTTCAGTCATTGAAGACCGACGTGAAGGCTTTTTACAAGGAGTGCTGGTGGCGCCGGTGCCGAGGACAACCATCGTCGTGGGTAAAATTCTCAGCGGCACCACGCTCGCTGTAATACAAGCGATGCTTTTTCTGTTGCTCGCACCTGCCACTGGCATTGATCTCCGAGCCGACTTGATACTGCCCCTCGTCGTGGCACTACTCACGCTGGCTTTCGCACTGACCGGTTTAGGCTTTCTGGTTGCGTGGCAGCTTGATTCTACGCAGGGTTTTCACGCCGTCATGAATCTAGTGCTGGTACCGATGTGGCTCTTGTCGGGAGCAGTCTTTCCTGCAGAGGGCGCCTCATGGTGGATCCGCGCAATCATGTGGGCCAATCCAATGACTTACGGAGTCACGGCATTACGGGTAGTTCTGACAGGAGGGACCTCCGTAACAGGGGGAGGGCTACCGTCATTCGCGATGTCTTTGATCGTAGTCTTCGTGTTTGGTTGCGCAACAGCTGCAATAGGCATTCTGTTCGTGCGCAGCAAACGAGGCCGCTAA
- a CDS encoding COX15/CtaA family protein, translating into MASLHRFTIFVATATLLLITAGALVTSTDSGLAVPDWPNTYGYFMFSFPLSKMVGGILYEHGHRLIASAVGILMIGLAVWFSRVDGRRWVRYLAWVALGAVILQGTLGGVTVLYFLPTPISVAHAGLAQLVFCLTVALALFTSPRWHTGTAAPIADRMLARLTIGTVAVVYVQVLVGAIMRHTGAGLAIPDFPLAFGHLVPPEWSWPIAIHFGHRIGAVLVTLAVVATAGHVLVHHRHRLELRRLAWLLIGLVTVQFTLGALTVLSERQVGINTAHVATGAALLATVVLLTLLVHRHRLSDMPLSNTSVALPETSSAGVVR; encoded by the coding sequence ATGGCCTCGCTCCATAGGTTCACAATTTTCGTCGCCACAGCTACGTTGCTACTCATCACGGCCGGCGCCTTGGTCACTAGCACAGACTCTGGGCTGGCGGTCCCAGACTGGCCAAATACTTATGGTTACTTCATGTTCAGCTTCCCGCTGTCGAAGATGGTAGGCGGGATCTTGTACGAGCATGGACACCGGCTAATCGCGAGTGCTGTAGGAATCCTGATGATCGGATTGGCTGTGTGGTTCTCACGTGTTGATGGTCGTCGCTGGGTGCGATATCTAGCTTGGGTTGCTCTCGGCGCGGTTATACTGCAGGGCACGCTCGGAGGTGTCACGGTGCTCTACTTTTTACCAACACCCATCTCCGTCGCACACGCTGGGCTCGCTCAGCTTGTCTTCTGCCTGACAGTGGCCCTCGCATTGTTCACGTCACCACGTTGGCACACCGGGACGGCCGCACCCATTGCCGATCGGATGCTAGCGCGGTTGACCATCGGAACGGTGGCTGTGGTCTACGTGCAGGTCCTTGTCGGGGCCATAATGCGACACACCGGCGCCGGATTGGCGATTCCAGATTTTCCCTTAGCTTTTGGGCATCTTGTCCCACCTGAATGGAGTTGGCCAATCGCCATTCACTTCGGGCATCGGATTGGTGCCGTCCTTGTAACATTGGCGGTCGTAGCAACAGCGGGGCACGTGCTGGTGCATCACCGGCACCGATTGGAACTACGGCGACTGGCCTGGCTGCTCATTGGGCTCGTGACGGTTCAGTTCACGCTGGGTGCTCTCACTGTGCTTTCAGAACGTCAAGTGGGTATCAACACGGCACATGTCGCGACTGGAGCGGCACTTCTGGCAACGGTTGTCCTCTTGACACTCTTGGTGCACCGCCACCGACTCTCGGATATGCCCTTAAGCAACACCTCAGTAGCACTGCCCGAGACGTCGTCAGCAGGGGTAGTTAGGTGA
- the cyoE gene encoding heme o synthase — protein MKISAVAIAVPGSRIADFIALTKPRLNSLVLVTTTVCFYLAAPDAGVVWLIGPTIIGTALVAGGASALNQVYERKADGLMLRTRHRPLPSGRLLPAEARGFGIALSLIGLAVLTYTRPLAAGLALATIVTYVLIYTPLKCRTPFATVVGAVPGALPAALGWVAANGSMTLEAWVLFGIVFLWQIPHFLAIAWIYREDFARAGFQVLPVVEPSGRRTARHVLLFLAGLLPVSLAPVWVGMAGTPYLLGTAFLGFGFAALSVRFAWHRSTQNARNLFFGSLVYLPLLWVLLISSRLLGG, from the coding sequence GTGAAAATCAGTGCGGTGGCAATAGCTGTTCCGGGAAGTCGCATCGCCGACTTCATTGCACTTACGAAGCCACGTTTGAACTCCCTCGTCTTAGTTACAACGACCGTCTGTTTCTATCTGGCGGCCCCTGACGCCGGTGTAGTGTGGCTTATCGGACCAACGATAATTGGAACAGCGCTGGTCGCCGGTGGTGCCTCCGCACTCAACCAGGTTTACGAGAGGAAGGCAGACGGCCTGATGCTTAGGACCCGGCATCGGCCGCTACCTAGCGGTCGACTGTTACCAGCGGAGGCGCGGGGATTTGGCATCGCACTTTCTCTGATCGGATTGGCTGTCCTGACCTATACGCGTCCACTTGCCGCCGGCCTCGCTCTAGCGACAATAGTCACTTACGTTCTGATTTACACACCACTGAAGTGCCGCACTCCTTTCGCCACCGTGGTTGGTGCTGTGCCTGGCGCTTTACCGGCTGCGCTAGGCTGGGTGGCAGCAAATGGCTCGATGACTCTTGAGGCGTGGGTGTTATTCGGCATCGTCTTCCTCTGGCAGATCCCACACTTTCTCGCAATCGCGTGGATCTACCGTGAGGATTTCGCTCGTGCGGGATTTCAGGTTTTGCCAGTCGTTGAACCAAGCGGACGGCGTACAGCTAGGCACGTGCTTCTTTTTCTCGCCGGCCTGTTGCCAGTTAGTCTCGCTCCGGTGTGGGTCGGTATGGCTGGCACCCCATATTTGCTTGGTACGGCCTTTCTCGGCTTCGGCTTCGCCGCGCTCTCTGTACGGTTCGCCTGGCACCGGTCCACGCAGAACGCCCGCAATCTTTTCTTCGGATCGCTCGTCTATCTGCCCCTCCTGTGGGTGCTCCTGATTTCCTCGCGGTTGTTAGGTGGCTGA